AGTAGCATATAGCATGCCAGGATTACCGCCAGGCAGATCTTGCGTGATTTTGTTATGGGTGCAAAAAAACCATAGAATATATTGAAAACAGTTTCAAATATATGCAGCAAATTGTTAATTGGTGCAGTGGTcgtttttgtttgaattttactTCTAGGCGTGGGCTTGAGTCCTGGCAAGGccattttttgaataaaattaaaaaaatatgaaaactgGTAGCAGAAAGACTCGAACTAGAGACTTCCATGTCCCAAAAAATTTCACTTGCCACTGCGACAGACACAGGCTATATGTAAAACCGCGcctactagtatatatataaaatagtcAGTAGTCGATGGATGGCACGGCACCCACCCGCCCCTACCAAGATCTGCCTCTGATTACCGATATTCTCAACTTCTTTTAATACTCAATTCATGAAATATTgatcaataacaataaaaaaaactcaggTTTTAAGCAAAATAAGTgaagaaaacaaacaattttaagcatCGAAGTCTTGATGTAGCTAaacattaaaattcaaattgaaaagaaaaaaaaggccAATAATAAACCAAGTTCATTTCTCATTAAGCATTACGCGGCAAAGGCAACAAACAGCTGTACCGCGATAGCCCGCGCAATTGAAAGCTCATTTATATATcaaaaaacagttttttaaaTCCCATCAGACTGTTCCATCCTTGAATTGAACTTAACACGAACCCTAAATCATACTCCCTAACATTACCTAACTGCTAAACCAGAATTTCAACATTATCTTTTTATCATATTCCAATCTTCATTTCATTatcaaaacatttcattttcaatCTTCAAAACCAAACATTGCAATTAGTCCATAAACCTCAACTTCCacaaaaggcaaaaaaaaataaaattaaagtacatCCAAACACACCAGTGTATGTACACACACCTTCAAGACTCAAACTCAACAACTATATACATAACTAACAACAATTCCCATTTCATGAAACTAACTCCCATAATACTTCAACAATCAGCATCAACAGGATCattaaaatgcaaaaaaaaaaaaaaaaaaaaaaaccgttaACCAGAATTGCATTTCAacactaaaaacacaaaaaatatataccaaaaaaaaacaacaacccAATTAAAAAAGATgcaaaatttaatcaaattaaacaaaagGGTCTAAATGGGCATCAAAAAAATTCTGACAGAAGTGAAGAAATTGGGTCACAACATAAGAAGAGAGGAAAGGCACAAGAAAATGGTGAGAACTGAGAAGAGATCTTTGCATGGCTTTGTTGAGTTTGAAATTGCATTGTGttttgaattaattaaaaataaatataaaaacttgaaagaaagaaaatttatgagagagagagacagagagagagagagagagagagagagagagagagagagagagatgggtTACTGTGAATGGATGAGAAAGACGATACGACTTCCACCGTCGTCGCTTTGATTTGGTTTTAGCACAACAGGTGATTGAGGGCAAAACAAACGCTAAAAGGTATCTCTGAAACCTCAATacagcctttttttttttttgagtttctgagatttcagaaaaagaaaaaaacaatggGCTGTATCTATGGGATTATATAATGGCCCAACAAACCTTGAAAGATTTTGGGCttgttgaaaatattgttttatttcaacgacgataaaaatctatttttcgTAGGTTCTCTTTTGTTCGGCGGAGATAACTCTATTTGAGACATGTTAGAAGTTGAATATGAATGTTTATGTGGAGAGGTATTCTTTCTTAGACACAAGCCtaaatgttttatattttggCACAAGTGTTTTTGAAAGTTGTATTGGGGGTGGAAAAAATTTCATCCAAACAGTATTTTAGGGAATGATATAGTAATATAGTTTAAAACAtgctattttcattttttaacacatttttattgataaaaaatggGAGTCGTGTGATTCGGTTAGTTATGAGTGAATGTGTTATTTTTGTTGTCTGTTAATAAAGAGGTGACGGTGGCTGCGATTAAGTGGTTAGGTTGGGGGTTGGTTGGTGGAGAGTGATGATTTTTGcttgttaatattattttacagGTTAATGTGACTGATCGTTGGCAGTGGAATCTGGATCCTACTAACGGTTATTCGGATAATAGGGTGTATTATTGGCTGACTCATCTGATTCAGGCGGATTCCGTGGTTGACCAAGGATTATTTTGGAACAAGTTGATACATATTAATTAAAGCTTTAATCTTTGTATATCACTTGTTTTATAACCTGTTGCTGACAATTGATGTGGTATCATTAATGCAGACTCGATGACATACTTGGGAGGGTGCAGAAAAATTGAAAGTGCTaagcaattgtttttttatatcaatttttttgtgCTATTTGGTATGATGTAGAGTTAAGTGGGAGTATCTTTGGTCTCTTTTCTCCATGCTCTCAAACTTcgaaaaaatatatgtttggtaaaaatgtttgcaaatttttaatttggtttggatgGTTTGTTGTTGGCTAATTTAAAAGGAGATGAATAATCGAATTTTCTAAAGAAATGTGTTGACTAAGGAAGATTTATTTCtataattaaaagaagaaaaatggttCAATTATTGTTCACAACAAAGTTTTTCTGAAATCAACTCATAGACATGTTGTAAGCTACTTTTACCCGTTCTCCTACAAGTGTTTATGTAATAATAAGATAAATCCAAATAAGTTGTAATGTAAGAAATCGAATCCGGATTAAGTGCAGCCGACTGCATCGTCCAATCAGGATCTTCTAATTAATATCAAACAATTCCTATTTAAAGACAATCTttaatttgtttcattttaaattttgtttatgaaaCCACGATCGTTCGATCTTGATCGAACGGTCTTAAACTTGCTGACTAGATGCAGTCACTGATATGTGACCGCATAGAATCCAGGTCCTCAAAATAAGTTGTAATAATGTAAGCAAACTCTTCCAAACGCATTCTAACacaaaaattagaaaaagaGATGCAAGTACAGTAAAAATAAACTCAAACTCAGATAAGTAAAAGGTTAAATCTACCTATGCAATTCATGCAACCAGTTTCAAGTAAAACCTTAATCACTGCATGTCTAATGAAGCCAATGAAGATGCAAGTTTCCTTACACTTGTTTACCAAAagagaccaaaaaaaaaagtaataaagaaaGTGGCATCATTTGGGGAGGGAAAAATGAATATCAATAAAATGTAATCCAAAAATATTATACAAAACAACAGTGATCAACATGTACCAAATCTTCTCCAGCCACCATCCAAAATGTTGCACCTTAGACATTGCAAGGTAGCACCACCCATTGGCAGTTCTAAAATTCGAGTCAGCTAATATATTGATTATGAGAACATCCTGAggaagttgtttgcataagccaTTGGCTTAACATCAGGGTGTGGCTGCAAAGTCGACAAAGTAAACCAAACCAATAAGAAAGTATGTCAACAGCATATAACGTCACAAATTGAATGAAGATATGTATAATATAATGACAATGCTACATAATGATTATTGCATAAAATGAAGAATAATATACTTTTGTTCATTATTTTCAGCGTTATCGATTACGGATGGCAGACTatggcaaaaataaaataaaaatccaacATTTTAAGCTGCCATATCTGCCATAAAACGCCATGGCGCTGCTACGATTCATAAAAAAGGCCATATGGCAGTTGTCAAAATCGGCCACAGCAATTCTCTACGGTACCAGTACCACCATGGCcgatatttgacaacactgtttcttttcctttttcattttttataatgaCATTGAATGATATAATATGGCAGGCTTCGAAATAGGGAAGATACTAACCACTGCTGCGAATGTAATAATATTAGGTTTCAAATCAGGCGCTTCAAATCGAATAAAGGCTCCTTTGTTACCCATCTACAGAAAACAATGAAAAATCAGCATATATATACTTCATACGAGGATAAGTGATTACTTAAATATATCAACTTAGAAGCGTGTGAAATGGTCACAACTCGCAATAATTTTCGAGCATATGCCATAAAATTATACAAGAATGGATATGAGTTTTACCTGATCACAGTAATTTGGAGCAGAAAATACAGTTATGAGTTTACCGTCATGTTCAATCTCATAACCCTCGTCCTTTACTTCATGAGATCGCACAACTAAATCTGTAAAATGATAATTCAAGTTAAGTCACCGatgaaataaaaaagtaaatagcAGAGACCAATGAAAAACATACCTAAATTATTATCCTTCAAGAACCTTTTTGTAACATCCCCACCGAAAGAAAGGCCTACACCACGCTTGCTTGGGCCTCTTCCAGGGAGAGGTTGTGGATCACTCCATAACAACTCGCACATCAACCCTACACATACCAAACATAGATACATAAACAAAACTACAATAAAAAGAGGGATTAAGGATTATGATGAAGagcaagaaaaaaataatgatgtGTCTTACCTTCCTCCGGAGGCTCACAAAACCGATTAATTGATCGGATTTCAGAGAGTTTGACACCATCAACACTAAAAAGACCTCCATGGACTATGAAAACTTTATCATTTATCACATGAGCCAAAGGTAAACAGCAGAACACTTCCGCAAATAGTTCGACAAATGTTTCATTCAACTTTGAGCGCACCTCACCCTCAAAACCATATATCTTGTTCATGCTCTTGCTCTCATGATTTCCTCTAGCTAGATATATGGCTGAAAATAATATAGCAACAAAACAAGTTATGACATCCCAGCTAAATGAGCGAAGTGGAAAAAGgagtatataaatatttattgcaAAATCCAATCACACAAAAAGCATTATCAAATATACAATTCActtgaaaaagcaaaaaaaaaaaaaaggtatctAACAGGTGATTAAgagataataaattaaataaattcattatgtatcaaaaaaatataatgattaaGAGCTAAGGTTTACCAGATGGAGACATGCACTTAAATGCAAACAAAGTGAGGATGACTTCCAAAGAAAACGATCCTCTATCCACAAAGTCGCCATTAAATAGATACGGATTTTCTTCTGAAGGAAGCCCATTGAGCTCAAAAATATTCAAAAGATCATAAAACTGCAGGagttatgaaaaataaaattgtaaggGTCAAGaattaaagagaaaaagaacaaaataaatcataaaagcCAGGCGAGAAACATAGATTCCAGAATTTTAAAGGACAGATTCTCGCAGCAACCTCACACGAAAGATAATGCCATTCTTTTAAAAGATTTCTTTGTCAAACATTAAAAGGAcgattttatttttgcttttaaaCATCTAATAACATATTCACTTTTCATCagtacaaaataataataataataataataataataataaatggtCTTAAATTCAACATAGCATTTATATCCTTCGTACAAATGTGGCACAAAAAATAACTCTCTGGTCCTTCCTCATAATGGTCAGAGAAACTcattttatgaataatgtttagaaaaatgaaaaatgctgAGAAAACCAgtgtagtggaatttgaacaaatcagtATTGCTCTACAATACGCTATAGCACTGCAGCATATCAGAATTCGAACAAATCACTATTTCCTGTGATACGCgattgacataaaataaaaaaagaaaaatgctaatgagtgcccctggggcactcttaagcattctatttaaagaaattatttaataaaaatgttgaaCATTTCAATTTCCAATGCATTAACTTCACACATTTTCgttaaaaaaagtataaaaatttaaaatgcttaaagagtgccccgggggcactcatTAGCCAgacccataaaataaaataaaaaaggttaCCTAGCAACGTCAGTAGTGCTTAGATTAAAAAAGTTACTCTTAACAATTCCAAGAATATAATAACCCAATTACCTGACCATGCACATCACCACAAACAGTAAAATGTTTTCCATGAGGAACGGTTATGTCGACAAGAGAAGGCAAAGCTTGCAACATCTCTTTGGTTTGCAACACAATCTGGAATGCGTACCTGAAACCAAGAACCAGGAAAAATGTGAATACATTTCGATAATCACACTACAAGAAATTACAAACAGATATATAACAAAAATTCTTCCTTCAATACCGTTTATGCAAGCACTTCTGTTTCTTGAAATCATCCATCATTTGCTTTACAAAATCCAAAGTAATAACATCCCCTTCTATTCTTGCTCCTGAATACTGTGGCTCGACATCtattattgaaatcaaacaccaaaAAAATTCCATGTCTGTGAGTGAAATCAAATGCTACTACCCTAACACGAAATTAGctttataataataatggaCAAAATCAGTCATGAATATCAAGGATAACAGGAATGATTAATGGTCCAGGAATTATCAATCCAATTTCAAAGGGGATGAAGAGCAGAGAAATAACAATTTTAATCCCTACCAAATTAGAATACATTTATAAAATGCACACTTAACAATCTTCCAAATACGGAGTCATACTTTTTAGATGCAAATCCACGTAGCAAATTCACATCACAGGAATATCCAAACAAGGTTGCAAGCAGCTGAAAATACATATTTTCAGAAAGAtagaaaaatattcatacaagtGAACTGAAAAGTACATAGCATCCAGTATCCTTATTACTTtagaaaacaaaccaaaataagAAACACAACAACAATGCCAAAAAGCATGATCCTATATTAGTCTCAGAAGAACCAAGAAGGGAAATAAACACATTCAAATGAACTAATACCTAAGAGACACAAGAAGACCTTTCATTTCTTAGGCAGAACAGTGTGATGAACgtgatctaaaaaaaataatggtgtTGCATAACAAAACAGTTTATTTCCTAATGCATTATCGATAATGATTCCACTTGATTTGTATCAAAATTCTCAACTGAATTAGGATCAACCATCCTATGATTAATTGGTTTTAGGTCTTGTTCAATAAGCTTAGACCTAGGTTTTGTAAAGGACTCCTAAATGTACCAGTATTGGAGCCACTCCACCAAAACGCCACAAGGACCAACAGCAAAACAACCACAATTGTAGCTACTACTATGGTCTTTGATGTCCTGCCAAACATGACCACCACTGCCATAACTGCTACTGTCACTGCTGCTATGGCAACTTCGGTTGGCACCGAAGAATTGCGACCCTTTCCTATAATGATACAAGAGCGATAATTTATAGTGAAGTATGCAAACATCTAAAAACCAACATGCATAAAATGTCTCTAATCTCTAGTACTAATGGAAAGGTTTGTGAGGGgaaaaaattgatgattaagGTATGGAACATGAGAGGACTGCTATTGACTTGTAGGGAAAAAACCCTATGCATCAACAAAGAGACGATAAAAAGACTCAACTACTGATAAATATCCTTttaattattcatttattttatttttctgccttctaaaatctaaaataacaattaaaaggAAGCGGGAGAAAGAAACACAAGGCAGAAGTCTGAAGTTGAAGCATAATAAGAAGCAATAATTATCCATTTTGTTGGTAAGAATTTTCCAttttagttcacatattgataAACCAAGTATGAAGTTAATTCAATCAATAATGTACCTATAGTTAACCAAGTATAAAAGTATCAGTAGATTATTGCATGCATTAGTTTGAACCTTGGCTAATAATCAACATATGTGAAATCTATGTGGCAAATTGTAATTATTAGTGAAATCAAGAAATGAAAACATGCATTGTTTCTCAAACCAAACAAAGATAGATTGTCAATGAtagaaatcaatatgaaaaAGGAAGATCTCATAGTAGATGAGGTCATACACTGATACTTATTTTAAAGATATCGGTCATATCAATGTGTATGACTAACCACCCTCAACCTTTCAAGCAATAAATACAAAACAAAGATAAAATATTTCACACCAAGCAAAGTTTTCTATGTGATGGTTACTTTGGTTATAGAATAAAGCTTTGATTATAGAACAAAGTTTTAAGCAGCGGATGGTTGCAATGACTTAATGttttaatattcatttttttcacACTGAGATCATATTCCTCCACTTTTCCCTTCCTTCCTTCTCCATCAACTTTACATTTCATGTCTTTCTAATTAAGGTTGAAAACAAAACCGACATGGATTTACATATGCAGCCAAGAACTCGGTAAGTTGCAACTCAAATCCACAAATTCATAGCAAAATAGTCTGTTATCATCACTACCCAGACTATTATCATCACTACTACGTACTCGAAGAAACAATACCTGTAGCCTATTCAAATTTGCCTAACGGAATGCAAATGACTTAAAGCTATAAATTACTTGACATCTTACTCAATTTAACTTCCCGTGAAAATGAAAGTGTTCAAAGAAGGAAATTACAATCACATCagcaacataaataaataaggagAACAGCCAAATATTCTAATAAAAAACCGAAAGTCACATCCATAACTTTATTAACAATAAACATTACTTAATTTTTCACATCAAAGATATCAGGATCCTGGAAAACATGTATCTATATATGAAACAACACTAACTCGAGGTCAAAAGATATGCATAACTGGAAACCTAGTACCAAACTTTCAAACAATACAAAATCTAGAGTTACTCCTCTAAGGGCATGCTATTTGAAGTTTACAATAATGAAGCTGCATTAGTATGTTTTATATACacattgataaaaaataaacaaaaagttaTGAATAGCATGACTGCATCGTGAGATAATAAACCACAGCATCGACAAAATTTGCTCACAAAGGACGGGAGGCGTagacaaaaatatgataaaataaggATATTGGGATAAGAAACATATTCAAAATAGTACCTATTGAACGGAAATCAATGGATTCAGCTATTGGACGCTTTACAGATCCTGGTACAGAAATTGCTTCTTCAAATTTCAGTTTCATAACCGCTTTTTCACATTCCTTCAACTTCTTTGTTGCATCAGGGTCATTTGGACACATTTTCTTGACCTGGTCAATATAAAGTATTAGCATATCATATCAAACATGTTGTCAGATTGTCATATAAGAAATCTCTGTCAAAGAGGGATCTGTATTATTTGATATAAAGAAATAGAAATAACAGAAAAGTAAGGAACGAATTCCCAAGCCAGAATCAATATTGGCTCCAACGAACTCAATTACAAGTTTGTATAACCTTCTGTTACAACTCACTATTCCTTATAAACAGGAATTATTTCCGCTACCCTCTCTCTGTAACTAACTCTTACAGAATTATTTCCACTTCCCTCTACCTGTAACTATCTCCCTCCTTTCCCACTTGTTATTTCGTGATACTACATGCCCGATTCCTTTGGCCTGCACTTGCGATAATAGACCCTAAGTGGGATATTACTAAACAATAAGAAAAAGTGAGGTAATCAATGCTATTTTGAAGTAAAAAACCTAGAGTAGAGTTTGGCTTAAAAGATATTCTAAATAAGGTACCAATAATACAGAAATTTCAAGAATGTGTCAAAGCGATGAAGGTCAAAGAACTCTCCGCGTCAGTGAGCAGATGACTTTCAGGTGAAAacgtttaaataaaaattaacaaattccATCAACTTAATGCTTTATCACTCAGCACCACTGTTATGCCCAAGTTGACAATAAGGAGATCACaatcttaaataaaaatgatcaaGTAGCGAGATGGCCTGAACGTGcgtttataagtgagggcaatcctcaccttacaagccggttttgtagggtggagttaggcccaactctcaattctaagactAACCAATGTAATGAGTAACTTACAACTAACATGGCAATTTTTCCTAACAATACTCCCCCTCCCCATCCCTGAAGTTTCTCCTTGTCCTCAAGATGATAAGTTGGATCACTCTCTTGCACTGCTCGACGAAACTTCCACCGGGCCCATTGTTCATTGTTTATGTTAGGACTTAAGCCGATGAGGAGAGCCCAACCCAAAAGACTAGTCCAATAGGTGGAGAGAGCCTCGGAACTTAAATCATGCGAACTACAATCCCATGTCTAGGCTTTGCACTACCTTCAATGGTTGGTAGGTAGCAATTGAAACAGCGGTACAATCACATTAACAGTAACACCTCATGCCTACACCTAGAAGTCCTCATGTTGCACCTCAATTGGAATTTGTAGATCAAATTCCAGCTGAAACCGCTTGAGCAATGCTTTCTCAAAAGTCCATCATGGTGCACTTTGGCTGATCACTCCCCAAAAAACCAACATTTGAGACCTCCCCCTCTCAGCGCAGTCACAACCTATGATTGTTTCTCCTCCTGAAGTACTTTGATGGCctaaaaatattgatttcaGCGATAATCCATCAATAAGCCTCCTTTCCAACCAATAAACGGtgtaatcattttcaagatgcAATACCAGCATCTCCAAGATAAGAGCTCTAATACCAGAGTATAGGAACCTGTCTTTTATTAGAATCCCATGATGATAGATAGAATGCAAATCTTTGAGGGTTTGCAACCTCCCTTCTTGTATTTTATATATCGATCACAGCCACACCCTCTtgatattattgaaaatattgcctgcaatctttctcttttttcgTTGtcctttcttttccttctttaaCCGTAGCTGTAACCCTTTTTTGGACTGATATCAGATCACGAAATACTACTGAGCATATATTCAATGAATAACACCTATTTCTCGTCACATAAGTTCctatctttatttttatatttttgacaaatatctTTATTGTTAGTTTCTCTAAAATACGAAACTTAACAATGTTTTACAAAATATACCAAACAATTTACTTTAGAGAAACTGATTTTACATTCTCCAAGATTCTCGTTggtattactattatttatatacCTAATGAAAGGGCAATGAATACTGATCTATCAATGTTCTCCAATAATGCATTGCAACTGATTACTAATACAAAcatgttattttgatatttcCAAACCATGCTCCTTATTCCAACCTTGTTAGGACAACAGTTATTTATAATTAGATATAGTTACCTGCTGAAAATCTTTCAGTGCTTCCTTGAATTTTCCCAGCCCAAGATGAGCAGCACCTCGCCTGTAATAACCCTATAACAACAAAGCATAATTGGTTAGAACAAATGTTATTATTAAAGATTACTAAATACAGAGGAGACTGTCTAAAGTTTTAGGAATTGGAGAACCTTTGAATATCTAGGATCAACTTCGATAGCCTTTGTAGCATCTAGTATTGCACTACCATATTCCTCAAGCCGAAGATGGGCAAAGGCACGATTAGCAAAGTAAACTGCACTTTGACCGTTTAGCTCAATTGCTTGTGTATATAGATCAATAGCATGGGAAAATTTCCGATCTGAAAAAAGGAATTCACAAGATCAGCAAATTTTGGCAAATAAAAGTATGAATCACATGATATTTTCTCTAATTATGCGGTAACCGACAATGAAGTATGGAAGTGTTCTCGTCAAATTGAGTCAGATTTAATGATTCTGCTAAAATTTAGTTTGCCACAAAAATAACTGTGATGTTAAAGCAAGTGAATGAATCatcatatcattaaaaaaataaacagtctgatttttaattacctttgaATGCTTCGTTAGCAAGGACTTTAAATTCCTCGGCCTTTGCGACATTATGCTCTTCAGTTGCCATTCTAGTTGAAGTTTTGTTGTATATAGTGATGAAATTCAGAACATAACAGACTCAATCTTTTCCTCAGAATAATAAACCAGCTACAACAAAACAGAAACATTAATAAAAGTATAATAGTAACCAGCACAGCAAAGAATCTATATCAGAAATTACAAGCCTCTACTTTACATTGCATGCTTGAAATcaccaaacacaaaaaataaaaaaataaaaatagtgttGCGAAGATTGATACAGCTAGAAAAACAGATGGAAAAAATGCATACAATACTTATATTAAAACACAATATTTTAATTAGTAATTTATCATAACTAATATAAGCCTCCTTAATTCATCATCACTCATAAGTCAAAACAATAACAGATGGGTCGACCTACGTAACACCGACACGACACCAACACATTAATTGTATTCAAATAcatctattttcttaaattattaccgCTATCAACATGTCAACAGACGTACCATGTTTGGTGTCCGTGTCAGTGTTTCATAGGGTCAACCCACATGATCTTTCTGTCTCCTAATACAATCACCTAAAACCTAATCAATATAATCACATTACTCTCACAATCATggtcaacaacaacaacatatattCATTCACCACTTCAAACCCAACATTCTCGGAGCTTATTTACCAAAACAATTAACCTCCAAAAACAACTACATAAAAAGGGCTTTAAAAACAcacaaaacccaacaaaaaaaatctccaaACACGAGATTCTatgcaaaaaaaatcaaaacttgatAAAAGGGTATCcttaaatttatatttcagCTACGAAAACAAACATGGGCATAACTAAAAAGGAACCAAACACTGTCCTTTATATTG
This portion of the Trifolium pratense cultivar HEN17-A07 linkage group LG3, ARS_RC_1.1, whole genome shotgun sequence genome encodes:
- the LOC123917200 gene encoding serine/threonine-protein phosphatase 5 isoform X2, encoding MATEEHNVAKAEEFKVLANEAFKDRKFSHAIDLYTQAIELNGQSAVYFANRAFAHLRLEEYGSAILDATKAIEVDPRYSKGYYRRGAAHLGLGKFKEALKDFQQVKKMCPNDPDATKKLKECEKAVMKLKFEEAISVPGSVKRPIAESIDFRSIDVEPQYSGARIEGDVITLDFVKQMMDDFKKQKCLHKRYAFQIVLQTKEMLQALPSLVDITVPHGKHFTVCGDVHGQFYDLLNIFELNGLPSEENPYLFNGDFVDRGSFSLEVILTLFAFKCMSPSAIYLARGNHESKSMNKIYGFEGEVRSKLNETFVELFAEVFCCLPLAHVINDKVFIVHGGLFSVDGVKLSEIRSINRFCEPPEEGLMCELLWSDPQPLPGRGPSKRGVGLSFGGDVTKRFLKDNNLDLVVRSHEVKDEGYEIEHDGKLITVFSAPNYCDQMGNKGAFIRFEAPDLKPNIITFAAVPHPDVKPMAYANNFLRMFS
- the LOC123917200 gene encoding serine/threonine-protein phosphatase 5 isoform X1, coding for MATEEHNVAKAEEFKVLANEAFKDRKFSHAIDLYTQAIELNGQSAVYFANRAFAHLRLEEYGSAILDATKAIEVDPRYSKGYYRRGAAHLGLGKFKEALKDFQQVKKMCPNDPDATKKLKECEKAVMKLKFEEAISVPGSVKRPIAESIDFRSIGKGRNSSVPTEVAIAAVTVAVMAVVVMFGRTSKTIVVATIVVVLLLVLVAFWWSGSNTDVEPQYSGARIEGDVITLDFVKQMMDDFKKQKCLHKRYAFQIVLQTKEMLQALPSLVDITVPHGKHFTVCGDVHGQFYDLLNIFELNGLPSEENPYLFNGDFVDRGSFSLEVILTLFAFKCMSPSAIYLARGNHESKSMNKIYGFEGEVRSKLNETFVELFAEVFCCLPLAHVINDKVFIVHGGLFSVDGVKLSEIRSINRFCEPPEEGLMCELLWSDPQPLPGRGPSKRGVGLSFGGDVTKRFLKDNNLDLVVRSHEVKDEGYEIEHDGKLITVFSAPNYCDQMGNKGAFIRFEAPDLKPNIITFAAVPHPDVKPMAYANNFLRMFS